A window of Alphaproteobacteria bacterium contains these coding sequences:
- a CDS encoding LysR family transcriptional regulator, whose product MDWDKIKSFYYVAVAGSFAIGAKNLYLSRSALSRQIIALEKQLNVKLFSRYARGLLLTKHGQILYEASKKAISEMESIRSSMQKTFTDKEKTIKIASTEGISFTFLINKLSEFMKKNPEVKLIVLNNDQEPAFSPKEIDAAIWPFIPGATHLIQQLLLSSPLKLYASPQYLKKYGTPETLEELDSHRLLGYGTHIHPFSELNWHLSAGTSPGQSRRPVIQINSGASLIHLAEQGLGIATFPQDNQRLRYSNLVEIMPKAKSPSLDLCFTYPERLRKSQQILQLSDYIMGVTQKIKSKKYIY is encoded by the coding sequence ATGGATTGGGATAAAATCAAAAGTTTTTACTATGTGGCCGTCGCGGGAAGCTTTGCCATTGGCGCCAAAAATCTATACTTAAGCAGATCGGCTCTAAGTCGCCAAATCATCGCTTTGGAAAAACAGCTGAATGTGAAGCTTTTTAGCCGTTATGCTCGTGGATTGTTACTTACGAAGCACGGGCAAATTTTGTATGAAGCATCAAAAAAAGCAATTTCTGAGATGGAGTCCATAAGAAGCTCCATGCAAAAAACTTTTACCGATAAAGAAAAAACCATCAAAATAGCTTCAACAGAGGGAATCTCTTTTACTTTTCTTATAAATAAGCTCTCAGAGTTTATGAAAAAAAATCCTGAGGTTAAACTGATAGTTTTAAACAATGACCAAGAACCAGCCTTCTCTCCAAAAGAAATAGATGCTGCCATTTGGCCTTTTATCCCAGGAGCAACCCATCTAATTCAACAATTATTGCTCTCCTCCCCCTTAAAACTGTATGCAAGTCCCCAATATTTAAAGAAATATGGCACCCCAGAAACCCTCGAAGAGCTAGATAGTCATCGGCTCTTGGGATATGGAACTCATATTCATCCTTTTTCGGAACTGAATTGGCATCTTTCTGCAGGAACTTCGCCCGGACAGAGTAGAAGGCCTGTGATTCAAATAAATTCTGGAGCTAGTCTCATTCATTTAGCCGAGCAAGGCCTGGGAATTGCAACCTTCCCTCAAGATAACCAGCGACTGAGATATTCCAACCTGGTTGAGATCATGCCCAAGGCAAAAAGTCCCTCCCTAGATCTCTGTTTCACCTATCCAGAAAGACTTAGGAAGTCGCAACAAATTCTTCAACTAAGTGACTATATCATGGGCGTTACGCAAAAGATAAAAAGCAAAAAGTATATATACTAA
- a CDS encoding LysR family transcriptional regulator, with translation MDWDKIRVFYRIAKSGSFTSAAEQMEVTQSALSRQISALEYRLKSKLFKRHSRGLVLTKEGEALYHSAQIMHSEFELAESLIREDQTDPFGPLTIGLASSIRSCVMGKIDDFINQHTNIQLKIVNCDKSSELALRSVDAALIPSIESKRGFFQSPIVSSQLKLYTSPKYLEKFGTPKHPEDLECHRLISRGGYMDPSSKLNWFLSIGTKNGKSRQPFLLVNSETSLFQLAEKGLGIISLCQSNFRLQGSNLVEILPHVSGPKIDFNFVYPHHLMYSKAVLAFGNFLKEVFDSTQAISDKEKPLHGLG, from the coding sequence ATGGACTGGGACAAAATTAGAGTATTTTATCGTATAGCGAAGTCTGGAAGCTTTACCTCTGCTGCTGAGCAGATGGAAGTAACTCAGTCTGCGCTGAGTCGCCAAATTAGTGCACTTGAGTATAGACTAAAATCTAAACTCTTTAAAAGGCACTCACGGGGGCTTGTGCTTACAAAGGAAGGGGAAGCGCTTTATCACTCTGCTCAAATAATGCATTCCGAATTCGAGCTTGCCGAATCTCTGATTCGTGAAGATCAAACTGACCCCTTTGGCCCTCTGACAATAGGCCTTGCAAGCAGCATTCGATCATGTGTCATGGGGAAAATAGATGACTTCATCAACCAACACACAAACATTCAGTTGAAAATTGTGAATTGTGACAAAAGCTCAGAGTTGGCCCTAAGAAGTGTAGATGCAGCCTTAATCCCTTCCATAGAATCCAAAAGAGGCTTTTTTCAATCACCAATTGTATCCTCTCAACTCAAACTATACACCAGTCCTAAATATCTAGAAAAATTTGGGACGCCTAAACACCCCGAAGATCTTGAGTGCCACCGCCTCATCTCTCGTGGAGGATATATGGACCCCTCATCTAAATTAAATTGGTTTCTATCAATTGGCACAAAAAATGGAAAATCTCGTCAACCTTTCCTCCTCGTAAACTCGGAGACGAGTCTATTCCAACTTGCAGAAAAGGGTTTGGGAATCATTTCTTTATGCCAATCAAACTTTAGACTTCAGGGATCCAATCTCGTTGAAATTCTGCCCCACGTCTCAGGACCAAAGATCGATTTCAATTTTGTTTACCCTCACCATTTAATGTATTCCAAAGCAGTCCTAGCATTTGGCAACTTTCTGAAAGAAGTCTTTGATTCAACCCAAGCCATCTCTGATAAGGAGAAGCCTCTACATGGATTGGGATAA
- a CDS encoding LysR family transcriptional regulator has translation MKLKSLKTLLYLEESNCDFGVHKSVGIPRATMWSHVDEIEKEIGIKLINRHKRHSSFTKEGLAFLPYIRDVHTTLEHAKNKFSQPQTANSKIQIVISTTKAVVSGWMIKSLKTLHSKHPNFTTHITSNDYLSKKEEVASDIMIRPLTETNHFEKKWYIPYQHGLFASKEYLERMGTPKTPQDLQNHCLIGYGEHEFSHFSNINWHLKGMHPDFPKLKPDFTVNSSTSVFLAAKEGIGICSAPVEPSPFFESSLVRVLPHIDGPCTKTFFCVNKNVNPTTKKNIEIFENFFKAFLKHHNVTIQKAE, from the coding sequence GCAACCATGTGGTCACATGTGGATGAAATCGAAAAAGAAATTGGCATAAAACTTATTAATAGACATAAGCGGCATTCCTCCTTCACCAAAGAAGGCCTCGCCTTTCTCCCTTACATTCGAGACGTTCACACCACCCTGGAACACGCAAAAAACAAATTCTCCCAGCCCCAAACTGCAAACTCTAAAATCCAAATTGTTATTTCTACCACGAAAGCTGTTGTATCAGGCTGGATGATAAAAAGCCTCAAAACTCTTCATTCAAAACACCCAAACTTCACAACACATATTACATCCAACGATTACCTTTCCAAGAAAGAGGAAGTCGCGTCTGATATTATGATTAGACCTCTTACTGAAACAAACCACTTTGAAAAGAAGTGGTATATCCCCTATCAACATGGATTATTTGCCAGCAAAGAATATCTAGAGCGTATGGGAACACCAAAAACGCCCCAGGACCTGCAGAATCATTGCCTCATAGGATACGGTGAACATGAATTTTCGCATTTTTCAAACATTAATTGGCACCTCAAAGGAATGCACCCAGATTTTCCAAAATTAAAACCGGACTTCACTGTAAATTCCTCAACCTCTGTTTTTCTTGCGGCAAAAGAAGGGATCGGGATTTGCTCAGCCCCCGTAGAACCAAGTCCCTTTTTTGAGTCCAGTTTAGTAAGAGTTCTCCCCCATATTGATGGCCCCTGTACCAAAACATTTTTTTGTGTGAACAAAAACGTAAATCCAACAACGAAAAAGAATATCGAGATATTTGAAAATTTCTTCAAAGCCTTTCTAAAGCACCACAACGTAACCATTCAGAAAGCTGAATAG